Proteins found in one uncultured Desulfuromonas sp. genomic segment:
- a CDS encoding epoxyqueuosine reductase produces the protein METFEQVVESILGDQEYFAPALFGYADLNDPLFTRFKEIIGPEHMTPREALACRYDSAAVQGTVVVWILPIVKQTILANRQQKRYPAHAWAHTRHFGEQVNQQIRRKAELFFSERGEQAVAPLLLEQWQADYTTCTSNWSERHAAFVAGMGSFGLSDAFISDVGVTHRIGSVITSAVLPPSQRLNDDPYARCPYHHDGSCGVCIKRCPAQAITSEGHDKLACHDYTRNVVNPQCNDRFGVEISGCGLCTTAVPCEQRPPRLKRA, from the coding sequence ATGGAAACGTTTGAGCAGGTGGTTGAGTCGATTCTGGGTGATCAGGAGTATTTTGCGCCAGCCTTGTTCGGTTATGCTGACCTGAATGATCCTTTGTTTACGCGCTTTAAAGAGATTATCGGACCGGAGCATATGACGCCCCGCGAAGCCCTGGCCTGTCGTTACGATTCCGCAGCCGTTCAGGGGACGGTTGTCGTATGGATTTTACCCATTGTCAAACAGACGATCCTTGCCAACCGTCAGCAGAAACGTTACCCAGCGCACGCGTGGGCGCACACACGCCATTTTGGAGAACAGGTCAATCAGCAGATCCGTCGCAAAGCAGAGTTATTCTTTTCTGAACGGGGTGAGCAGGCCGTTGCACCGTTACTGCTGGAGCAATGGCAGGCCGATTACACCACCTGCACCTCCAATTGGTCGGAGCGCCATGCCGCTTTTGTTGCCGGTATGGGCAGTTTTGGTTTGAGCGATGCGTTTATCAGCGATGTTGGCGTGACCCACCGCATCGGCAGTGTTATTACCAGCGCAGTTTTGCCACCCAGCCAGCGCCTCAATGATGATCCTTATGCCCGGTGTCCCTATCATCACGATGGCAGCTGCGGAGTGTGTATCAAACGTTGTCCCGCCCAGGCCATTACCTCTGAAGGGCACGATAAGCTGGCCTGCCATGACTACACGCGCAACGTCGTTAATCCTCAATGCAATGATCGGTTCGGCGTGGAGATCTCAGGATGTGGCTTGTGTACCACAGCCGTACCCTGCGAACAGCGACCTCCGCGACTTAAAAGGGCTTGA
- the hemC gene encoding hydroxymethylbilane synthase: MSTKIKIGTRRSKLALWQAYYVEQLLQDAGMDTEIVEIDTRGDQVLDVSIAKIGSKGVFTEELEDQLRSGDIDIAVHSAKDMQSELPEGFEIIAFTIREKVNDVVVSRDKSIRLGDTSRPLTIGSSSVRRRAILKAYYPHLNIIEMRGNLQTRIGKMDDGQCDAILLAYAGVNRMEYNDLIVETLPLEQFIPPVGQGSVAIESATNLDAKKRETIRKAVNHPDTEFRLLAERAFLKTLKGGCSIPAFCMAELEADNQLKVTGGMISLDGQTLIKNVLTGARSDAEQLGDQMATLTLEQGGAEILAAIRAERGE, encoded by the coding sequence ATGAGTACGAAAATAAAAATCGGCACCCGTCGCAGCAAACTGGCCCTGTGGCAAGCCTACTACGTGGAACAATTGCTTCAGGATGCCGGCATGGACACCGAGATCGTCGAAATCGATACCCGCGGAGATCAGGTTTTGGATGTCTCCATTGCCAAGATCGGCAGCAAAGGGGTGTTTACCGAAGAGCTTGAAGACCAATTGCGCAGTGGCGATATCGACATTGCCGTGCACAGCGCTAAAGATATGCAGTCGGAACTGCCTGAAGGTTTCGAAATCATCGCCTTTACTATCCGTGAAAAGGTTAACGACGTTGTCGTCAGCCGCGATAAGTCAATCCGCCTGGGTGACACCAGCCGCCCTTTGACCATCGGTTCCTCCTCGGTTCGCCGCCGTGCCATCCTTAAAGCGTACTACCCACACCTCAACATTATTGAAATGCGCGGCAACCTGCAAACCCGTATCGGCAAAATGGACGATGGCCAATGCGATGCCATCCTGCTGGCCTATGCCGGCGTCAACCGCATGGAATACAACGACCTGATTGTCGAGACCTTGCCTCTGGAGCAATTTATTCCACCTGTCGGTCAGGGCAGTGTCGCCATTGAATCGGCCACAAATCTGGATGCAAAGAAGCGCGAAACCATCCGCAAAGCCGTTAACCATCCGGATACGGAATTTCGTTTGCTCGCCGAACGCGCATTCCTCAAAACCCTCAAGGGCGGGTGCAGTATTCCGGCCTTTTGTATGGCCGAGCTTGAAGCAGATAACCAGCTTAAAGTTACCGGCGGCATGATCAGCCTCGACGGTCAAACCCTGATCAAAAATGTTCTGACCGGTGCCCGCAGTGATGCCGAACAACTCGGTGACCAGATGGCCACGCTGACGTTGGAACAGGGCGGTGCGGAGATCCTTGCCGCGATTCGCGCGGAACGCGGCGAATAA
- a CDS encoding glycosyltransferase, translating to MRILTDILTTLHFVAMAGLACYGLHRLWMLRHWFFLSRRPKQPLLWQYDEDCPVVTVQLPLYNERFVAQRLIEATARLDWPNDRLQIQVLDDSNDETCGVVDDAVAHWQALGVDIEVLRRDSRQGYKAGALAAATSKARGEFLAVFDADFIPESDFLRRTMANFTQPEIGMVQARWGFLNREQSWLTQLQAILLGPHFGIEHRVRCHQGLFFNFNGTAGVWRRQTIVDGGGWQADTVTEDLDLSYRCQMKGWKFCYVDDVVVPSELPVTLGDFRGQQQRWAKGSMQTARKILPLVLRSRQSRGVKVEAVAHLLANLGWLCAAIASITLYPALLSRSTLHLWQILAIDVPLFLLASLAILSYFFLYAYREIGWKAALWVPVLPLLTLGMAPSLAWAALCGLFQRGGVFNRTAKYGTSNQTPMKRLLPVYSHRSYRVLWVNGALVLYSILPVILTVQNHNWLALPLVGLFPLGFFLVFVKDFLEIRHNL from the coding sequence ATGAGAATTTTAACTGATATTTTAACAACTTTGCACTTTGTCGCCATGGCCGGGCTGGCCTGTTATGGACTGCATCGTTTATGGATGTTGCGGCATTGGTTTTTTTTATCACGCCGACCAAAACAGCCTTTGTTGTGGCAGTATGATGAAGACTGCCCCGTTGTGACTGTTCAGTTGCCGCTGTATAACGAGCGCTTTGTGGCGCAGCGTCTCATCGAAGCAACTGCTCGGCTCGACTGGCCGAACGATCGCCTACAGATTCAGGTGCTGGATGATTCCAATGACGAGACCTGTGGCGTGGTTGATGATGCCGTGGCGCATTGGCAGGCACTGGGCGTGGATATCGAAGTGCTGCGTCGTGACAGCCGTCAGGGCTATAAAGCTGGAGCGCTGGCCGCAGCCACCTCGAAGGCGCGTGGAGAATTTCTCGCCGTGTTTGATGCTGATTTTATCCCTGAAAGCGACTTTTTGCGGCGCACCATGGCCAATTTCACTCAACCGGAGATCGGCATGGTTCAGGCGCGCTGGGGCTTTCTCAATCGCGAGCAAAGTTGGTTGACCCAGTTACAGGCGATTTTGCTCGGCCCCCATTTCGGCATTGAGCATAGGGTGCGCTGTCACCAGGGCCTGTTTTTCAATTTTAATGGCACAGCCGGGGTCTGGAGACGCCAGACGATTGTTGACGGCGGTGGCTGGCAGGCGGATACGGTGACGGAAGATCTTGATCTGAGTTACCGTTGCCAGATGAAAGGCTGGAAGTTCTGCTATGTGGATGATGTGGTTGTGCCGTCGGAGTTGCCGGTTACTCTTGGCGATTTTCGCGGTCAACAGCAGCGTTGGGCAAAAGGGTCTATGCAGACGGCACGCAAAATTCTGCCGCTGGTGTTACGTTCCCGTCAGTCGCGCGGCGTGAAAGTCGAGGCGGTGGCCCATTTGCTGGCCAACCTTGGCTGGTTGTGTGCGGCCATTGCCAGCATTACGCTCTACCCGGCATTGCTGTCGCGTTCGACGCTGCATCTGTGGCAGATTCTGGCAATCGATGTGCCGCTGTTCCTGCTTGCCAGCCTGGCGATCCTGAGCTATTTCTTTCTCTACGCTTATCGGGAGATCGGCTGGAAAGCGGCGCTGTGGGTGCCGGTTCTTCCCCTGCTGACCCTGGGGATGGCACCCAGCTTGGCCTGGGCGGCCTTATGCGGTCTTTTTCAGCGCGGTGGTGTGTTCAACCGCACGGCCAAATACGGCACCTCCAACCAAACGCCGATGAAACGACTGCTGCCGGTCTACAGCCATAGGTCCTACCGGGTGCTGTGGGTCAATGGTGCTCTGGTTCTTTACTCGATCCTGCCCGTCATCTTAACCGTTCAAAACCACAACTGGCTGGCATTGCCCCTGGTTGGTCTGTTTCCACTCGGTTTTTTCCTGGTATTTGTCAAAGATTTTCTCGAAATCCGCCACAACCTGTAA
- the aroC gene encoding chorismate synthase, with translation MSSSFGTLFKVTTFGESHCPAVGAIVDGVPPRMTLTEADIQVQLDRRRPGQNKLGTDRDEADQVKLLSGVEFGKTLGSPIGLMVANKDQRPGDYGSMSQIPRPSHADYTYRAKYGTHASSGGGRSSARETIGRVAAGAIAEKFLLEEYGIEIVSWVSSVGAVDATDVDMGTLTRQQVDGCDVRCPDTSAAEQMTAEILAAREAKDSVGGVLSCVCRNVPAGWGEPAFDRLEAMMAHAMLSLPASKGFEIGSGFAGARQRGSVHNDPFVMKNGRLGTETNRSGGVQGGISNGEPVYFRVAFKPPATIGQEQQTVDFDGKPVMLAAKGRHDPCVVARAVPIVETMAALVLADLALIQRMRA, from the coding sequence ATGTCGAGCAGTTTCGGAACCCTGTTCAAAGTGACGACATTTGGTGAATCCCATTGCCCGGCCGTTGGCGCGATTGTCGATGGTGTTCCCCCGCGCATGACGTTGACCGAGGCCGATATTCAGGTACAACTGGACCGGCGTCGCCCCGGCCAGAACAAGCTGGGTACGGATCGCGACGAAGCGGATCAGGTGAAATTGCTTTCCGGGGTTGAGTTTGGCAAAACCCTTGGCTCACCCATCGGGTTGATGGTGGCCAACAAAGATCAACGCCCCGGTGATTACGGTTCCATGAGTCAGATCCCGCGTCCTTCCCATGCCGATTATACCTATCGCGCCAAGTACGGGACTCACGCGTCCAGTGGCGGCGGTCGCTCCAGTGCGCGTGAAACCATTGGCCGGGTGGCTGCCGGTGCCATTGCTGAAAAATTTCTCCTCGAAGAATACGGCATTGAGATTGTCTCCTGGGTCAGTTCCGTCGGTGCGGTTGATGCCACGGACGTGGACATGGGAACGTTGACCCGTCAGCAGGTGGATGGCTGCGATGTGCGGTGCCCCGATACGTCCGCCGCCGAGCAGATGACGGCTGAGATTCTTGCCGCCCGTGAAGCCAAAGATTCCGTCGGTGGCGTGCTTAGCTGCGTGTGTCGCAATGTGCCTGCCGGCTGGGGAGAACCCGCCTTTGACCGTCTCGAAGCGATGATGGCTCACGCGATGCTGTCGCTGCCCGCCTCCAAAGGCTTTGAGATCGGTTCCGGCTTTGCCGGTGCCCGTCAGCGCGGTTCCGTTCACAACGATCCGTTTGTTATGAAAAATGGCCGCCTCGGTACCGAAACCAACCGCAGTGGCGGTGTTCAGGGTGGCATCTCGAATGGCGAACCGGTGTATTTTCGGGTCGCGTTCAAGCCGCCGGCAACCATTGGTCAAGAGCAACAGACTGTTGATTTCGACGGTAAACCGGTGATGTTAGCGGCCAAGGGGCGTCACGATCCCTGTGTTGTGGCCCGTGCCGTTCCCATCGTTGAAACCATGGCGGCGCTGGTGCTGGCTGATCTGGCCTTGATCCAACGGATGCGAGCCTGA
- a CDS encoding LysE family translocator, with protein sequence MPSPDTLISFLIAAVLLGLAPGPDNLFVLTQSALHGAKAGWLVTAGLCTGLLGHTTAVAFGVAVLFEQSAVAFTLLKLAGVLYLLYLAWLSLRSRHDDPTAPPPRLSRAKLYRRGVIMNLTNPKVSLFFLAFLPQFAQPDMGPMRQQLLLLGALFIIATIVVFGLIAALSGSIGDYLQRHSGARRTLDRLSAVVFIALAAKLLTTSR encoded by the coding sequence ATGCCGAGTCCAGACACACTTATTTCATTTCTGATCGCCGCCGTGTTACTCGGACTGGCGCCAGGCCCGGATAACCTGTTCGTCCTGACGCAATCGGCCCTGCACGGCGCTAAGGCCGGCTGGCTGGTGACTGCGGGTTTATGCACCGGACTTCTCGGCCACACCACGGCCGTGGCATTTGGGGTTGCGGTGCTTTTTGAACAATCCGCTGTCGCGTTTACCCTGCTCAAACTTGCCGGCGTGCTCTATCTGCTGTATCTGGCCTGGCTGAGCTTGCGCAGCCGCCATGACGACCCGACCGCACCACCACCGCGCCTCAGTCGCGCTAAGCTTTATCGTCGTGGTGTGATCATGAACCTGACCAATCCCAAGGTATCGCTGTTTTTTCTCGCTTTTCTCCCCCAATTTGCCCAACCGGACATGGGGCCGATGCGTCAGCAACTGCTGCTTCTCGGCGCTCTGTTCATTATTGCAACGATTGTGGTCTTCGGATTGATTGCCGCGTTATCCGGCAGCATCGGCGACTACCTGCAGCGCCACAGCGGTGCACGGCGAACACTGGATCGCCTCAGCGCCGTGGTATTCATTGCTCTGGCCGCCAAATTGCTGACGACCAGCCGCTGA
- the rdgC gene encoding recombination-associated protein RdgC: MGLLSNTVSVSQFDVVGDLPEGDLAQWVGEKLAEHAFSSIENSAEELALGWVELDDFQSMEFSDPSSWWRDDYVAFTLRRDQRRLPSALVKGELQREQQRFLAENPTYQRVPKDKNDELKELVRNRLLVRVLPSPSLMDVVWNLRTGRLTFASVSTRAMDDLTDLFQKTFAGLRLVSVYPMQRARLVAPDALQDALAAENPSAEGSVMEQIRDNQWLGSEFLMWLLYGTTNARSDYQVTCDGPAAAGESFVAYLDNRFLLAGQGNEGAQKVTVVGPQDRFEEVRVALRQGKEIGEATIHMEKLEHQWRLTLKGELFQFGSFKCPTVRIEKGAELEDERLAVFYERMHVFEEGLQLFDSLFAAFLAERLGGQWGQRCQQINQWLEPQ, encoded by the coding sequence ATGGGATTGCTTTCCAATACGGTAAGTGTCAGTCAGTTTGATGTGGTCGGTGATCTCCCCGAAGGGGATCTGGCGCAGTGGGTCGGAGAAAAACTGGCCGAACATGCGTTTTCATCCATTGAAAATTCCGCCGAGGAGCTCGCTCTGGGGTGGGTGGAACTGGATGATTTTCAGTCGATGGAGTTCTCTGATCCATCGTCCTGGTGGCGGGATGATTATGTCGCGTTTACCCTGCGTCGTGATCAGCGCCGCCTGCCGAGCGCCCTGGTCAAGGGGGAGCTGCAGCGTGAACAACAGCGCTTTTTGGCAGAAAACCCAACCTACCAACGGGTACCTAAGGACAAAAATGATGAGTTAAAGGAACTGGTGCGCAACCGCCTGCTGGTTCGGGTTCTGCCCAGTCCGAGTCTGATGGATGTGGTGTGGAATCTGCGTACCGGCCGTTTGACGTTCGCCAGCGTCAGTACCCGGGCCATGGATGATTTGACCGATCTGTTTCAGAAAACCTTTGCCGGGTTGCGGCTGGTCAGCGTTTATCCCATGCAGCGTGCCCGCCTGGTGGCGCCGGATGCATTGCAGGATGCCCTCGCGGCGGAGAACCCTTCAGCGGAAGGCTCTGTCATGGAGCAGATTCGCGACAATCAATGGTTGGGCAGTGAATTCCTGATGTGGTTACTTTACGGCACCACCAATGCCCGCAGTGATTACCAAGTGACCTGCGACGGCCCGGCTGCCGCAGGCGAAAGTTTTGTTGCTTATCTCGACAATCGCTTTTTGCTGGCCGGCCAAGGCAACGAAGGTGCCCAGAAGGTGACCGTGGTCGGCCCGCAGGATCGCTTTGAAGAGGTGCGTGTTGCATTGCGTCAAGGCAAAGAAATCGGCGAAGCGACCATTCATATGGAAAAACTTGAACATCAGTGGCGGTTGACGCTAAAAGGGGAACTGTTTCAGTTCGGCTCGTTCAAATGTCCGACGGTTCGGATTGAGAAGGGGGCTGAACTGGAGGATGAACGTCTGGCTGTCTTCTATGAGCGTATGCATGTATTTGAAGAGGGGCTGCAGTTGTTTGACAGCCTGTTTGCTGCGTTTCTTGCTGAGCGATTGGGTGGCCAATGGGGGCAACGGTGTCAGCAAATCAATCAGTGGCTTGAACCGCAATAA
- a CDS encoding NifB/NifX family molybdenum-iron cluster-binding protein — protein sequence MKLCFPITENKGLDSRVFSHFGVTPKLLVVNTDTQDVEEVAIHTAEEQGGLDKVLSALSIIKPDGLVLTGIGQGALDRLRQQGFTVYRGKETVAETLNTLTQGTLEPWPDTTTCTGLDEATLEELSRATGLDISIDESC from the coding sequence ATGAAACTTTGCTTTCCCATCACAGAGAATAAAGGCCTCGACAGCCGGGTCTTCAGCCATTTTGGCGTAACCCCCAAGCTACTTGTTGTCAACACCGACACCCAGGATGTTGAAGAGGTCGCGATCCACACGGCAGAAGAACAAGGCGGCCTCGATAAGGTGCTGTCAGCACTAAGCATCATCAAACCAGACGGCCTTGTTCTGACAGGCATCGGCCAGGGGGCTCTCGATCGCCTGCGCCAGCAGGGTTTTACCGTTTATCGCGGTAAAGAGACTGTTGCCGAAACTCTGAACACGCTGACACAGGGCACTCTGGAGCCATGGCCGGACACAACAACCTGCACCGGGCTCGATGAGGCAACCCTCGAAGAACTTAGCCGCGCCACCGGATTGGATATCTCCATCGACGAATCGTGCTAA
- a CDS encoding 4Fe-4S binding protein, whose amino-acid sequence MAYHINEEDCISCGACEPVCPVACISVTDDDKRRIDAEACIDCGACAEVCPVGCIDGE is encoded by the coding sequence ATGGCCTATCATATCAACGAAGAAGATTGTATCAGTTGCGGCGCGTGCGAACCGGTCTGTCCCGTCGCATGTATCTCTGTTACCGACGATGACAAACGGCGCATTGATGCAGAGGCTTGCATTGATTGTGGCGCCTGCGCCGAGGTCTGCCCTGTCGGCTGCATCGACGGCGAATAA
- a CDS encoding efflux RND transporter periplasmic adaptor subunit has protein sequence MKLSHKQSVFFIGALVVLALIWWAVPQEEGRLQTAATPTHLVTAKRRALDVTVEAAGSLRARDQVVISNTLEGRTTILSLVEEGTKVSKGDRLIELDASTLQDRLIDQQITVQNAEASFVQARENLEVVKNQAQSDIDEAELAVTYAEDDLKKYREGEFPNEKKEQLSKIAVKEEELRRAEEKLQWSRVLFDEKFISQTELQADDLAAQKARIDLELSRSNLDLLLKFTHVRRLTELNAEVEKTRMALERIQRKAKASVIQAQADLNAKQALLERERGRLSKTRDELNKTVLVAPQDGIVVYATSFQRSWRGNNEPLTAGQEVRERQELIYLPSSGTMVAQTQIHESNLEKVELGQKARVYVDSMPGRSFSAEVKSVAVFPDATSSWLNPDLKLYRTDLELLEHDDALRSGLNCRIEIDVAHLDDVVSIPVQTVVIDGGRTFVYCQKNGRLQQQEVQLGQNNESFVEVVDGLNPGDRIQLNPPVTGTER, from the coding sequence TTGAAGTTGTCCCATAAACAGTCTGTATTTTTCATCGGCGCACTGGTTGTCCTGGCCTTGATCTGGTGGGCTGTTCCTCAAGAAGAGGGGCGTTTGCAGACGGCTGCGACACCGACGCACCTGGTCACGGCAAAGCGCCGTGCTCTGGATGTGACAGTTGAGGCTGCTGGGAGCTTACGGGCGCGGGATCAGGTGGTGATCAGCAATACCCTGGAGGGGCGCACGACAATTCTCTCTCTGGTGGAAGAGGGCACCAAGGTCTCCAAAGGGGACAGGTTGATTGAGCTCGATGCCAGTACCCTGCAGGATCGGCTGATTGATCAGCAGATTACCGTACAGAATGCCGAGGCCTCATTTGTTCAGGCACGTGAAAATCTCGAAGTGGTTAAGAATCAGGCACAAAGCGATATCGATGAAGCCGAACTGGCCGTGACCTATGCGGAAGACGATCTGAAAAAGTACCGGGAAGGGGAGTTCCCCAACGAAAAAAAAGAACAGCTGTCGAAAATTGCCGTGAAGGAAGAAGAACTGCGCCGTGCTGAGGAAAAACTCCAATGGTCGCGTGTGCTGTTCGACGAAAAATTTATCTCGCAGACTGAGTTACAAGCTGATGATCTGGCCGCGCAAAAAGCTCGGATTGATCTGGAACTCAGTCGCAGTAATCTCGATCTGCTGCTCAAGTTTACCCACGTGCGCCGTTTGACCGAACTCAATGCCGAAGTGGAAAAGACCCGTATGGCTCTGGAGCGCATTCAGCGTAAAGCCAAAGCCAGCGTTATTCAAGCGCAGGCTGATCTCAATGCCAAACAAGCATTGTTGGAGCGGGAGCGGGGGCGGTTGAGTAAAACGCGTGACGAATTGAATAAGACGGTTCTGGTGGCACCCCAGGACGGCATTGTCGTTTATGCGACCTCGTTTCAACGCAGTTGGCGGGGCAACAACGAACCGCTGACGGCCGGCCAGGAGGTGCGTGAGCGCCAGGAACTGATCTATCTGCCGTCATCCGGGACCATGGTGGCGCAAACCCAGATTCATGAATCCAATCTGGAGAAGGTTGAGCTGGGGCAAAAAGCGCGGGTGTATGTCGATTCCATGCCGGGAAGATCGTTTTCTGCTGAGGTGAAATCGGTGGCGGTGTTTCCCGATGCCACCAGCAGCTGGTTGAATCCCGACTTGAAGTTGTATCGCACCGATCTGGAATTGTTAGAGCACGATGACGCGTTGCGCAGCGGCTTGAACTGTCGCATTGAGATCGATGTCGCCCATCTTGACGATGTGGTGAGTATTCCCGTTCAGACTGTCGTGATCGATGGCGGACGCACGTTTGTCTATTGCCAAAAAAATGGCCGGTTGCAACAGCAGGAGGTTCAGCTCGGTCAGAACAACGAAAGCTTTGTTGAAGTGGTTGACGGATTGAACCCAGGCGATCGCATTCAGTTAAATCCACCGGTTACCGGAACGGAGCGATGA
- a CDS encoding CGGC domain-containing protein produces the protein MSSPAEKDYLVIVQCHLVKERCSGFHCEKAFHDRSGGFSRYAGQDQQRLLTMTCGGCCGRSLQRKLINLLHLSHKREQMDRSRIMVHLSTCITKASHHGPVCPHLGYLKELISRLDLAIAEDTWISKTAQKRRQQGRY, from the coding sequence ATGTCATCTCCCGCTGAAAAAGATTACCTGGTTATTGTTCAATGTCATTTGGTGAAAGAGCGTTGTTCCGGGTTTCATTGCGAAAAAGCTTTTCATGACCGCAGCGGTGGATTTTCCCGCTATGCCGGGCAAGATCAGCAACGCCTGCTGACGATGACCTGCGGCGGCTGTTGTGGACGTTCGTTACAGCGAAAACTGATCAATCTGTTACACTTGAGCCATAAGCGTGAGCAGATGGATCGCTCCCGGATCATGGTGCATCTGTCGACCTGCATCACCAAAGCCAGCCACCATGGACCGGTGTGTCCCCATCTGGGCTACCTGAAAGAATTGATCTCTCGGTTGGATCTGGCTATTGCCGAAGATACCTGGATCAGCAAAACAGCCCAAAAACGTCGTCAACAGGGACGTTACTAA
- a CDS encoding TolC family protein, whose translation MLSCLRPDSAVKQADEVAYDIVAQKQAELQIDYPFTLQRAEDRLRQRLLPNVTSPVASVSVGSPENVVSLTLTEALQVAAHNSRSFQDNKEAVYRAALALDLERDAFRGTWSSVLSSEWLTSKSSGQRVSGLQHGSDLGISRLFKSGAEFALSVGLDLVQLLTANRVSARGIVADASLSIPLLRGAGREIVTEPLQQAERNVLYALWDFERFRRTFAVDVASEYLLVLERMNRVDTAYDNYQRLVASRKRARRLADAGRITEIEVDQALQNELTARSNWVSAQQTSAARQDNFKLLLGLPPDSPIALDRSILTDLGGQQQIDLAQADMLNQLMVAALQQRRDLRVEEGRVEDEKRAIRVAEDALRAGLTLLASGSDGSSRNLAGAATNDASLDPDEGQYSALLNLDLPFERTAERNALRQAWLDYNVQQRSLEALEDNIKLQVRAAWRQLKEAQETIDIQSMALHVAQRRVESTNLFLRAGRIQIRDLLEAEDDLVLARNALVQAQVQYRITALELLRDLGTLTIDDQGDWLEDISIEVVP comes from the coding sequence TTGTTGTCTTGTTTGCGACCGGATTCTGCTGTCAAACAAGCCGATGAGGTCGCCTACGACATCGTGGCGCAAAAGCAGGCTGAGTTGCAGATCGATTATCCCTTTACGCTGCAACGGGCGGAAGATCGGTTGCGTCAGCGCTTGTTGCCGAACGTGACAAGCCCTGTTGCTTCGGTCAGTGTCGGATCCCCTGAAAACGTGGTTTCTCTGACATTGACGGAAGCCTTGCAGGTGGCGGCACACAACAGTCGCTCCTTTCAGGATAATAAGGAGGCGGTGTATCGTGCTGCGCTGGCACTGGATCTGGAGCGCGATGCTTTTCGCGGAACCTGGAGTTCCGTGTTGTCCTCTGAATGGTTGACTAGTAAAAGCTCCGGCCAGCGGGTGAGTGGTCTGCAGCATGGTAGTGATCTCGGTATCAGCCGCTTGTTTAAAAGCGGCGCTGAATTTGCCCTGTCCGTAGGGTTGGATCTGGTGCAGCTACTCACGGCCAACCGTGTTTCCGCGCGGGGCATTGTCGCTGATGCCAGTCTGAGTATTCCACTGTTACGCGGTGCTGGGCGGGAGATCGTCACCGAACCTCTGCAACAGGCCGAGCGCAATGTCCTTTACGCTCTGTGGGATTTTGAGCGCTTTCGACGTACCTTTGCCGTTGATGTGGCCAGCGAGTATCTGCTGGTTCTGGAGCGGATGAATCGGGTGGATACGGCCTACGACAATTATCAACGCTTGGTAGCGTCACGTAAACGTGCTCGCCGTCTGGCCGATGCCGGGCGGATTACCGAAATTGAAGTGGATCAGGCATTACAGAATGAGTTGACGGCGCGCAGCAACTGGGTCAGTGCCCAGCAAACCAGTGCCGCTCGGCAGGATAATTTCAAGCTTCTGCTCGGTTTGCCGCCTGACAGTCCGATTGCGCTGGATCGCTCCATTCTTACGGATCTGGGTGGGCAACAGCAGATTGATCTGGCGCAGGCGGATATGCTCAACCAATTGATGGTTGCTGCATTGCAGCAACGCCGTGACCTGCGTGTGGAAGAGGGCCGGGTGGAGGATGAAAAGCGGGCGATCCGGGTTGCCGAAGATGCTTTAAGGGCGGGGTTGACCCTGCTGGCGTCGGGGTCCGATGGCAGCTCACGCAATCTGGCTGGCGCTGCGACGAATGATGCATCCCTCGATCCCGATGAAGGGCAGTACTCGGCGCTGCTGAATCTTGATCTGCCTTTTGAACGCACGGCGGAGCGCAATGCTCTGCGCCAGGCGTGGCTCGATTACAATGTTCAACAACGCTCTTTAGAGGCGCTGGAAGATAACATCAAACTACAAGTGCGGGCCGCCTGGCGCCAACTTAAAGAAGCGCAGGAGACCATCGACATTCAAAGTATGGCGCTGCATGTTGCCCAGCGCCGGGTGGAGAGCACCAATCTTTTTTTGCGCGCCGGGCGTATTCAAATCCGTGACTTGCTTGAAGCGGAAGATGATCTGGTTTTGGCGCGTAACGCGCTGGTACAGGCCCAGGTGCAATATCGTATTACCGCACTGGAACTTTTACGTGATCTCGGAACCCTGACCATTGATGATCAGGGTGACTGGTTGGAGGATATATCCATTGAAGTTGTCCCATAA